Part of the Candidatus Methylomirabilota bacterium genome is shown below.
CTTGTCGCCGAGGGAGAAGAGCGCCTCCTTGGCGCCGAGCCGCTCCCCGGCGTGGACGAGCGCCAGCACCTCGTCGGGCGTCATCGTGTGGGCACCGGGCTGGCCGGGGTCCTTCCTGAACGTGCAATAGCCGCAGTAGTCGCGGCAGAGCGTGGTGAGCGGGACGAAGACCTTGGCGGAGAAGGTGAGCGTGCGCCCATGCCCGCGGTCCCGCAGCGCGGCCGCCGCGGCCAGGAGCTCGGCGGTGCGCTCCGGCGGCGTCGCGAGCAGGGCCTCGGCCTGCGCGGCGTCGGGCGCGCGGCCCGACGCGGCGCGCGCCAGCGCGCGGTCCAGCGCGCTCACGGCGCGAAGCTCCAGTGGCTGATGCGGCCGGGCGTGATCTTGACCATGGTGCCCGCATCCGTCGCGAGCCCCATGCGGCGATACTGGGAATACTTCGCGAGGAGGAGATCGGCGCCGCGCTCGAATTCCGGCCCCTCGGTCAGGATCTCCGCGCGCCCCTGGATGAGCACCCAGCGCAGCCGGCTCCAGTCCTCGTCATACTCGTCGATCACCACGCTCACCCGCGGATTCTCGCGGATGTTGCGCACGCGCCGGAGGCTCTGGGCGGCGACGCGCTTGGGCTTGGCGTCGATGGCGGAGTAGAGCGCGCGGCCGTCCCACGCATAGCAGAACGGCACGACGAATGGCTCGCCCGAGGCGTCGGCGGTGCCGAGGCGGCCCACGCGGCCGGCGGAGATGAATCCCGCGACGGGCTCGGGCAAGACCTGCATGCGCCCGCTACCGCGGGAGGCGCTGGACCTTGGGCCGCACGTCGGCGGCGAAGCGGTCGAGCAGGGCGAGCGCGCCCTTGAGGTCCGTGGCGGTGAGGTCCCATACGAAGTGGGTGACGCCGAGCCGCTGATAGGTCCGGATGTCCTCAACCACTTCCGCGGCGGTGCCGCGGAACAGCGTGCGATCGCCGCCCGCGGCCTTGGCGCCCCGGGGGCGCAGCTCGAGCGGCACCCGGAAGCTCATGGTGATCGCCTGCGGATCGCGGCCGGCCTTGCGCGCCCAGTCCCGCACGATGCCGACCTTCTGCCGGTATTCCTCGGGCTCGAGCAGGCCGGGAGGCCGGAGCCCGATGGGATGCCACCCGTCGGCGACCTGTCCCGCACGGCGCAGCGCGGCGTCGGTGTGGCCTCCGGTCCACACGGGGATGCCGCCCTTCTGCAGTGGCTTGGGGAGCGCGCTCACCGGCTTCAGCGAGTAATACTGTCCCCTGAAGTCCACCGGCTCGCGCTGCCAGATCTCGCGCATGAGCCGGATGAACTCGTCGGTGACCCGACCGCGCTCCTTGTAGGCGGGCGCGGTGAGCGCCTGGAACTCCTCCTCCATCCAGCCGACGCCGGCGCCCAGGATGATCCGGCCCCCGGACAGCACGTCCATTGTCGCGAGCATCTTCGCCGTCACCACGGGATTGCGATACGGGATGATCAGCACGCTGGTCCCGATGCGGATCCGCTTCGTGAGCGC
Proteins encoded:
- a CDS encoding LLM class F420-dependent oxidoreductase, which produces MAPMQFGFALQGRGPLSKPDILFRLVQKGDTLRYASAFVTDHVVIPVEIDSAYPYSANGRVGGDWKEGYLEPLPLMAHLAALTKRIRIGTSVLIIPYRNPVVTAKMLATMDVLSGGRIILGAGVGWMEEEFQALTAPAYKERGRVTDEFIRLMREIWQREPVDFRGQYYSLKPVSALPKPLQKGGIPVWTGGHTDAALRRAGQVADGWHPIGLRPPGLLEPEEYRQKVGIVRDWARKAGRDPQAITMSFRVPLELRPRGAKAAGGDRTLFRGTAAEVVEDIRTYQRLGVTHFVWDLTATDLKGALALLDRFAADVRPKVQRLPR
- a CDS encoding TIGR03668 family PPOX class F420-dependent oxidoreductase — its product is MQVLPEPVAGFISAGRVGRLGTADASGEPFVVPFCYAWDGRALYSAIDAKPKRVAAQSLRRVRNIRENPRVSVVIDEYDEDWSRLRWVLIQGRAEILTEGPEFERGADLLLAKYSQYRRMGLATDAGTMVKITPGRISHWSFAP